CGTAAACGGTCTCGGAGAGCGGCGGCAGGCCCTGAGCGGCCCGGTGACGGTCTTCCCTTTGCCGAGATCGGCGCTGCACCTCGCGGATGAGCAGCGTCACAAACTGGGTCAGGCCCAGGTGAAATAGCCCGATGACCAGGACGAACACCACCCCAGCGGGGCCGAGCTGCGCGAGCGCGCTTATCAGCAGTTCCATCACTTCACCAATCCCTTCGCGCGGGCGCGCGCTTCGTCGAACACCACGGTGCGGGCGTGGCCCTGGGCGTCCACCAATGGCACCCCGCTGCCGTCGACCGCAATGGAGACCCAGTCGCCGGTCGGCGCCATGTCTGGTGAGCGGGCCGGGCCGTACAGGTAGCCCTGGGAAAGCGGCACCTCCGGGCGCGGCTTGACGATCAGTGGCGTGGTGGGGTGCCGGGCCGCATCCTGCCACTCCGCGAGGCGCACCCCGGGCACCGGGTCAGTCCATTGGAAGTGCATCCCGTCGGCGAACTCCCCTGTCCACCGTCCGCCCCAAGTCCAGCCACACTCTTCCCACGTCCGCACGAATTCCTTGTCAATCTGCATGCGCTCAAGCGGCACGCCGTACCCATTCCACACCGCATCGAAGTCCACCGCCGCGAGGAAGGCATGCACACTCAGGTCGCGCCTCGGGTTGTGGCCCATGTGCC
The DNA window shown above is from Deinococcus reticulitermitis and carries:
- a CDS encoding M15 family metallopeptidase, which gives rise to MNFDFAAAIAARPASDTASLIRHYGNPKGPGWSAAPGSGPSWFNPSPTWKRQNAVLIPLAQLPGFPPCPYGKLRGVTMHRLVAPIFLATWLLTHERGQTRHLRTFDGSAAYRHMGHNPRRDLSVHAFLAAVDFDAVWNGYGVPLERMQIDKEFVRTWEECGWTWGGRWTGEFADGMHFQWTDPVPGVRLAEWQDAARHPTTPLIVKPRPEVPLSQGYLYGPARSPDMAPTGDWVSIAVDGSGVPLVDAQGHARTVVFDEARARAKGLVK